One genomic region from Armatimonadota bacterium encodes:
- a CDS encoding UDP-N-acetylglucosamine--N-acetylmuramyl-(pentapeptide) pyrophosphoryl-undecaprenol N-acetylglucosamine transferase gives MNVVVTGGGTGGHLYPALCLLAELEKKGHTVAYIGSQAGLEGRTQMPCDSTLLDMSGIKYWTRNPVRAFFALRRLRAQAEEAIAKFRADIVIGTGGYVSAPALSAQQGLGGRSYLIEPDAMPGQANKRLAAKSKAVFCAFDEALPVFGVKASRTGLPIRQEALLNIDQSAARCELGLKPDRFTVLIVGGSQGAVALNDAALNAIQRIATDGIQWLHVTGPANFESNRQTADRLGLNGNYHPVPYLQGERMGLAYRAADMAVSRSGSSTVSELAANGLPAIHVPFPAAARDHQRYNSEALSSRGAAITMLQSDLSPEALSQVVNQWRDDANARLEAGRRAKEWSRPDAASRIVELITEG, from the coding sequence ATGAACGTCGTGGTAACTGGCGGCGGGACGGGCGGCCATCTCTATCCGGCGCTGTGCCTGTTGGCCGAGCTTGAGAAGAAGGGACATACAGTCGCCTATATCGGAAGCCAAGCGGGTCTGGAGGGGCGGACCCAGATGCCGTGCGACTCGACCTTGCTCGATATGTCGGGCATCAAATACTGGACGCGAAATCCCGTGAGAGCCTTCTTTGCGCTCCGACGATTGAGAGCCCAAGCAGAAGAAGCGATCGCGAAGTTCCGAGCCGACATCGTCATTGGCACGGGGGGCTATGTCTCGGCGCCTGCGCTGTCGGCTCAACAGGGGCTTGGCGGTCGATCCTATCTAATCGAACCGGATGCGATGCCGGGCCAAGCCAACAAGCGCCTCGCTGCCAAGAGCAAAGCAGTCTTCTGCGCCTTTGACGAAGCGTTGCCGGTGTTTGGAGTCAAGGCCTCGCGCACCGGTCTTCCCATCCGCCAAGAAGCCCTTCTCAACATCGACCAATCCGCCGCGCGATGCGAACTGGGCCTCAAACCGGATCGATTTACTGTGCTGATAGTGGGCGGCAGCCAGGGTGCCGTTGCCCTTAACGATGCGGCGCTCAATGCGATACAGCGAATAGCGACCGATGGCATTCAATGGCTGCACGTTACCGGTCCGGCCAACTTTGAGTCGAACCGCCAGACAGCGGACCGATTGGGCTTGAACGGCAATTACCATCCCGTTCCCTATCTGCAAGGAGAGCGGATGGGCCTAGCCTACCGCGCCGCAGACATGGCCGTTTCGAGGTCGGGATCGAGCACAGTTAGCGAACTGGCGGCGAACGGACTACCGGCAATTCATGTGCCCTTTCCTGCGGCCGCTCGCGATCATCAACGGTATAATTCGGAAGCGCTTTCGAGCCGCGGAGCGGCGATAACCATGTTGCAGTCCGATCTATCGCCCGAGGCGCTCTCGCAAGTCGTCAACCAATGGCGCGACGATGCCAACGCGCGATTAGAAGCCGGTCGGCGGGCAAAGGAATGGAGCCGGCCAGACGCGGCGAGCCGAATTGTAGAACTGATAACCGAGGGATAA